The genomic interval GCCCTGCTTCTGGCACcgggtgtgtccttgagcaagacacttcgcactGAGCACCGCCCTGTgtctgcccactgctcccacaggaaatgggttaaaacacagaggataattccccaatgtgggatcaataaagttcaattattaatgCTTTCCTTTTAGATTATATAGAAAACTTCTTATAACCCACTGagtgattttcaaaataaagacaaaaagctGTTAAGAGACACACGAGGACTTGTTGCAGGTTTTATACGTTTTCATTTCTCTCCATGGCGTGGTGTACAATCACATCATCTTTACAGTACATTCTCATCCCCGCTGCTCcttacagccccccctccctcaaTAAATATTACACCCTCATTATCCACAGAGGGCCATGCACAGCAGGGCCCACACTTATGCAGACACCATTttcagtgagagagagagagagcaaagcgGTGAAGAGGTGAAGGTGATgagagcaaagaggagagagaggaagagtgaAGGTCGAGCGATGAGTAGAATTGAATGAGCTGTTTTCACATCAGAGGCCACGAACCAAGAAGACAGAATGAAAATAAACATCAGAACAGACAGAAAGTGAAAAAGGAATtccataaaaacacaagatgagCGATGCAAACAAAAAATACTGCAGTACACGTTCCCTTTTTTTCACACGGGTCTGCTTGGTCCTTTTTTGATTTGAAACATCTGTCCGACTCACACGACAAACAAGTAGCTGACTGATGTTTTAGCTTTTTACCTGATCAAACCTGTGGTAAATCCTGAACTGTTCACTGTGAACCAAACGtggaagagaaaaacaaaagcaaagtcaTGAAAAAGTAACAATGaggactcactcgctcactcacacacgtcAGGTTACACTCTACgctgcttgttttcattttaaacaacttctacacattcacacacatcgTCTTCatcgttattattattatattctacTTTGTTTCAAACATTCAAAAAGTACTAGAATCACTATGGCCATTATTGCTGTGATCAGTAATCGTTCCCCTGTAGCAACAGCAGATCAGAGCAAACCACAGCCACCGCACGACTTAGCAGGACAGGACTTGGAATCACAAGTCATTGGTAATAATAAATACTGGAACGGTTTGAGCAACTGCTCGCTGTCCTCAAACAACCCAACACACTGATTTGGAAAAACgataaaacacagacaggaccgTTGGGAGTGTGTCTAAAACTCAGGGTCAAGACTAAAGTATGTGGTGTTGAAATGCATCTCGTGCCCGTTGGCAGATGACTGACAGCCTAATTAGGGTGAAAACTAAAGTGTCTCGTGTTGAAATGTTCCTCGTTCCCCGGCAGCTCCTGACGGGACTCGACTCAGACGTGAAAGAACCCAGTTCCTGACGGAAGGCGCGAGAGTGGTCCTGCTCCTGTCAGCACTCTCCTCCTCCGAGGCTTTTGTTTCAGCAGGCGTTAGGCAGGGCTTTCTGTCCAGAGCTGCCACGAAATGTTGAGTCCAGACGAGCAAAGTCTGTGATAGTCGTAGATTTTCCTAAGAGGTCAGAGATTTCGAATGATTCTGACCATTCTGGAAGTTCTGCATGATTCTTGATGTGTGGATGGTCCGGACCGGCCCACCAGTGGCCTGGGTCCATACAGATGTCCTGCAGCTCTTAGTAGATTATTGCTGTGGTCCTAAAGCTTTCAGTGTGAAGGAGTTCACTGAAGTTGTAACTGCTTGAGGCTGAAGGCGGCCGTCACCATTTCAAGCCAGTCAGGCCAAGGTAAGTGCAGGTAATGTGGTCTCCCTCCAACTACCGCACCTGGGTTTGATTTGGAAATGAGGGAGGGAACAGGTACATGTCCTGATAAAGGATGACCTTCCCCTAATTCTACTCTACCAGTTCACCAAGGTGGGGTCCAAGGCAGGGCTCAGGGCTCAGGGCTCAGTAAGGGAGTCTGCGAGGGGGTCAGTAGCATCCTGTTGCACCTCTGGGACAACGATTCCTCGGTGGAGCTTCTCTAGAGACTGCTTCATCTGGGAGATAAACATAGTAAAATGTGGGAGTGAGGAGGAGTTTACGGGGAAGGCAAGATGAGTGGGTTACATAAGGATGtgatgcatgtgtttattaatcGATAAACCaaagcgcacacaaacacacactcacacacatacctgGTCCAGCAGTGTGACCGAGGACTGCAGGATCTGCTGCCACTTACTGAGCTGGGCCTGGTGAAACTGcctctggagctgcaggacctgaGCCCACTCTCCAGCCGTCTGGGGCAAAGGACTGCAGGAAGAAGGAGAGCACAGGAATAAATATGCTACTGCACACGCAGCACTGGCAGCTGAGGAATAACAGAAGCCATAAGGACACAGCCTTGAAGTGATAAAACAGACAAGCACATCTGTCGCAGGACGAGGACCTTCAGTGAAAACGGATGCTTCAGTGTCAGACGCTGAAGGACACCACGTGAACTCAACCTTCACAAACTGTAACCAGGCAGAAAACCACTGGTGACGCAACTACAAGACTAAGCAGTGCAAAGATCTTATCAATGTGTGGGAATTGGATGGGAGGCATATTTGATGCAGACTGAGTGAAGACTATCACACAGATGGTACCAACcatgtttttaacttagaatGACTTCCAGCCCCATCAAGAAAGGAAGCAGAGACACATGACAATGATTCACACTGAAATCACCATCATACAGGGCTTTtgttacagaaaaaaataacaacaaaagggatttaaatgctctctatCCAGAGGATGAGTGTTTAAGGAACAGGGACGTTCTCCCTCtagcaaaaacatttatttattttatttagtttatttatatagcacttttACATCTTGTTGACCAAAGTACTTCAGATCATATCAAACCAGATAATTAGAAGATAGAAAGCATAGAAGACTCCACTGAGTATGAAAAGCTGTTTTAAAAGCTAGCAGGTTTGGCGCTGCTCTGACACCAAGAGGCAAGCTGTTCCATAGCCTACAAGCTAACGCTGAGAAGGCACGATCACCCCTACGTTTGCGTTTTGTCCTTGGAACGTCCAAGAGAAACTGATTCGAGGACCTGGGTGATCTTGCTGGAATGTGAAGCTGTAAGAACTCGCTGAGGTAGTGTGGAGCAAGTCCATTTAAAGCCTTAAAAACAAAGGTCAATAAATTAAACTCAATTCTAAAATTAACCGGACGCCAGTGAAGAGAGGCCAGAACGGAGGCTATATGGTCAACCATATGGATCCATCTGAAGACAACCAAGAGAAGACAGATTAACTCCAGTATACAGGGCATCGCAACAGTCAAGTCTAGAACTAATAACATCATGAATTTTAATTCAAAGtcattaaaagaaagaaaagacccTGGACAAAGGCCTCAATGGTAGCAGGGTCTCCAAACAGAATGTACTTAGTGTGTGAATGTACTTTTTCTTTCGTTAAggtgaaaaacattttgtgccAGACATGCCCTTAAGTCTTTCACAGAGTCAAATAGGGGTTGAAGTAACGTACCTCCCATTGTCTTTGTGAGTAGATATATCTGTATAAAATAGAGCCCAATGGAAGCATATATGATGAAAAAATAAGTGGACCGAGCACAGAGACTTGGGGGTACTGATGGTAACAGCAATGCTCCTATTACTAAGATATGACGTGAACCAGCTGAGGACAGTACCCTGGATGCCCACACAGTGCTCCACACGAGACAAGAGGATTTTGTGGTCCACTGTATCAAATGCACCAGTAAAGTCTAAGAGTAGCATCAGAACTGAGTCTCCAGCAGCTCTCGCCAACAAAATATAATTATGAATTTTTAGTAATGCAGTGCTGTGTTGAGGCTTAAATCCAGATTGGAATTTATCCTCAATATCATTATCTTTCAGAAAAGACTGGAGTTGTTTAAAAACAATCTTCAGAACTTTTGACAACAATGTCAAGTTAGAAACAGGTCTGAGGTTAGAAGGCAGTGAAATATCTACAGTAAAGCTGGCTTGAAAGAAGAGGTCGAACAACAGCATGTTTAAGAGCTGTTGGAACTGACCCAGTACTCAAGCAACAATTAATAAGTGCCAAAACACTGGGCCCCACAGTCTCAAAAACACCTTAAGTAGTCTAGTAGGCCTAGTGTCCAGAACACTGGGATGTTTTTATGAACTGAACCACATCACATAGCTCAGACAGAGACACCTGGATAACATTATCAAAGACAGCACTCCACAGAGTTGTCAGTAAAGCTCAGGACTAAAAGTGACATCACCAAGCACAGATCCCACAGGAATAACACCACAAACCAAACACCCATTAAGAGCTGCTCCACTGGGTGGAGAACAGAGAGAACAGTTGTATGGAAAAAGCCGAGGCGTGTTTACCTGTCAGCAACAGAGTAGGAGTGCCATGTCTCCAGTGTATGAGCCGCTCTTTCCAGAGCGTACAGCTTGTAGAACAGCAGCATGTTCAGagccaccagcaccaccagacTGACgaggagacaaagaagaaaggGTTAAAACAGCAGGATGACTTCAGTCGATcagacagaacagcagcggAAGCAGCTTCACTCACAACACAACGTTTTGATGCAGGAAAAATCCATCCGAATACAAACAAAGCAGATTCAACAAATGTGAAGCAACACATTCACACTTCACATTCAGTCTACATGAACCTTAAACTGCTTTGTCTGGTGGATTGTTTCCTAACAAACTATCACAGCTCATTACGCAGGCAGTGGTAGAAAAGTCAAAGGCTCTGATACGAACCTGATACAGATCCTACGAACAAGAAGTAGCGCAGAAAAAAAGGGACAAGAAGAGAAATGGCAAGAAAGAGAGGCTGTCAGTAAGAAGACGGATGATAAGCAAAGTGTCTGAAAGAGGGAGCAGAGAGCTAATACACACATCAGTGTAGGAAGGTAAGGTCTACTAGGAtgccacagcagaacacacgcAAACCTGAACAGAAGTTCACTTACATGAAGCtgacgatgaggaggatggTTGATATGCCGCTGTGTGCTCCGCCACGTGAGCGCTCACCCAGCTTCATGTAGTGAGCATCTATCAACAAATAATGTTTGAATCAATTCAATTTTCGCATTTAGGAGAAACTGCACATTTTCTACAGAAACAACTACATTCTGTTTCAGAGGAACATGGGACaaagaaatcatttttatttaatgatttattaactCAAACTATTACTGCTTTCCACATCCTTGTATCTAATCATCGAATTTAAAGTTCCCTGTTGAGTTCATGTTTAAAGGTTTATGGTTAGTATTTTGTATTTAGTGTTTAGACGTCTTGTTGATTCCTGTACAGACCCTCAAGGCTAAACCACCAGTAGGGGGCGGTATTGTGTAAACATTTGATTTGTGTACATGACATGTAGATATCATGGACAAGGCTCAAAGTATctttattgtttgtattgtggCTCACTGGTTTCTCTGCGGTCCCTCTGCTCCCCAGCTCCTCGGTCTCCCTGTTCGGGGCCCAGGCCTCCTCCGTCCCTCTCTCGGTCTCTCTCCCCCTGCCGTCGGGAGCAGGTCCGTTTGCGACGCCGCAGGGCTGGAGGGGTCTTGGCAGCATCTGGGCCCACAGCTTCACCGGTGGTTACCACAGACACCTCAGACTGCAGCAACGTCTCCAGCTTGCACACCTCGCTCTCTGCAAAGAGCAagtacacacaaaaataaagatGTGAAGCATGGGCCAAGCATAGGCCCATGCTTTACCTAGAACATACCACAGCAAACCTCTTGAACCACTTGTTGTTAGAGAAAACAGTGGCTGACACGAATGATGAGCGAACAGCATGGCTAAACAAAAGCCACATGCAGTTTATTTATCAGTTTGATTTTTTGCTACAAACTTAAAAAGGAAATGGGCTTTTAGGTCAGTTCAGCTCTCACACGCCGTGTCTAGAGAAGTGCTGAAGAGGCGGACACGTGACTCACCCATGTGTCTGTAGTACTCCTCGATTCCACTCCAGGTGTTCTTTTCAATTAGCGCCTTCACAAGGCTCCACGGCTGCTTCCTGTAGCAGATGTCTGAGGAGACTCTGGCCAAAGCAACAAGTTAGCAATTAGTTATGAACAATAAACCCTCCTCACTAATTCAAGTTCATTTCATCAAACATCTTAACTGAGAGACTATTACATATAAGATGATCTGCCTCTAATTAGTGATTACAGCCTATTCAATGATGTGAATGACCCAAAAACCCATGAAACAGCTCAAGGCCTTTTTTTCAAATATACTATGACTATGGTGTGACCCTGAAGTTTGAACACcgatataaaatataaaactgtcGTTGTTCTTTTGAGATGCTGAAACCAGGACATGCATTTActaaaaaagcatttaaaaccatttgtatcattaatattaaattaaaaataaaagtgggaGTGATTGAAAAAGTGAACTAGCTAGAGCCCTCGTGACAAGTTTCTATATCTTTAAGCAGAAGCAGATGTTtcagaactgaactgaaaacatgAGCTTGTGTAGCTACACCTTCACTATTAGTAAACTGCAGCTTGTCACTGTAAACTCCAGAGTCAAACTTACGCATGGATTAGCAGAGTCTTACAACAAACCTACCTGAGCCGGCTCTTGTGCTTGTTGATGGAGGTGAGGCAGTATCTGTGGACAGTGTAGAAGTAGTCCTGGTAGGGAATGCCTGAGGTAATGACCTCCGAGTCCACCACGAAGCACTCTCCCCGGGCACTGCTCTTATGCAACGTCTGGACAAAGGAAGAGTCAAGGTTTATTCTTAATGGTATTCCTCTGTAACAAAGGCCAAATGTCAGCAGACCAGTGGGCCGTTTTCTGTTGTACTGTAAATCACTATGCAAACAACACTAACTGTATACTATTTGTACGATAACTATTAAACTGCTCCATCACAGATGTTGAGAAATAATCTGTAGAAAGATTATGTCAAATGTCAAAAGGAGATGTCAAAATAAACCTATACAGACAAACTTTAAACTAAGTGTGTGTCCGGAGGAACTGACCTGCGTCTCCACCACAGGGGCCGTCTTTGGGCCGAGGGGATTGTTGAGAGCGATGGTGTAACTTAGCACACGGCTGGAagttccactgttgctgtcctGCTGCCATTCACCCACCGACAGGTCTGCAAGAGACCAAAAGACGGAGGAAATGCGTGAGTTGATAGAATAAGAGCCATAAAATGACGTTGTTAAAGGACAGACAAGGTTGTGAATTTGTGAATGAGATGAAAAGGTTCAGAAAGTGTGAGAGTAGAgagcggggggagagagagagaaaaggggtCAATGGAGACTCATTCGTTCATAAAGAGAAATGCCCCAATTAGAGCTGCACAATGTTCTCTAGCGTGCTGGGCCTCTGACTGGGGGAGACACCGGCAAAATCCACTTCACGGCTTCGTCTCGGAGTTAAAGTGCACAAACCTGTCTGAACTATACACAGCAAAATCAAAAGCTTCTCCAAATACCTGCGCATCAatgcaaaaacagaaaacaaaagcagaacctGTGAGAGCCTCTGCTCAAGGCTGCATTAACATCTTATCCCTTTTTCCTTATTAGTGGTACAACAGTAAGATGCAGCAGGTGTCGGACAGGTGGGATGAGGTCAACGCTGGTATTTATCCACTTACATTACTTTAAAAACATGGTTTCACACAGTGCTGCATTTCTCTTCTCCCCGGGGTTAAATAACACAGGACCAGTACAAATACAAGAGCCGAGTTCAATGGAATGAAATTGCCAAATAGAGAAAGAACTTTCCACCCACAGAAGCCTTCGTCGTCCAGTAAACAGTCGAGCAACAACAAAGCCTGGGTCTTAACTGTCACTGTCGCAACAGGAAAAACTTGATTTCACGCACTCAGAGTTATGCAGTAAGTTAACGCGTGTTCTGTAAACGGTGCTGAATCAACTCCTGGATGCAGGAATGTTACAAAATTGATTGGCAGCAttagaaagtgtttttttaataattagttATATCTTGTGTGTCTAAGTGTTTGTTGTACCTACCAGTAAAGTGTCGCTGGGAGAAAAGATGCTGGATGAAATGTGTGTCCGCCGAGAAGAGCAGGTCGTGCACCTTGTCCACACTCATGCGGACGACCGTGTTGATGTGCAGCCGTCCACTCAGGTCCATGCAAAAGGATTCTATTTCACCTTAATGTCAGAAGAACAGAATATTTGATTAATATAAACAGTTATGGTTAAACATTTATCCCTGATCCAAATGTTAACCATGCAGTGTTACATAAACATTAAGATGACTGTGAGTTTGCTCAAGTCATAAATGTGACACTTGCGCTTTCAGTATAAGGTTAAACGTGAGTTACTTCCTGAAACCTTTGTTGACCAGGAAGTGAGAAAAAAGCTGCAAGCAGTCAATCACAGTTAGCGTCACTAATTGAGTTAAATTGTCTTGATGGGTTAATTATCAAATAATTAtggaagaaaatgttttttgtgccAATCACATAGATGGGATGCAGCCTCAAAGAAGTTCACATATGAACTCAAAAAAACCTGTCctattatttacatttcaagCATTCCTTATGCAAATCAAACTTCCACATCTCTTCTGGGTCCACAGAAACAACACTCACTCTCTTCTTGTGTGTCGGAGGAGTTGCTTGGGTCTGTGGGCAGCTCCTCGTCATTGGTCATGTCCAATGAGGAAAGGTTTCCcagactggtggttggtggggGCAGCATTTGATTGGCCGACTCAGACAGGCTGTCCCCTCCCTCTTCCAGATTCTAATGCAGTTAAAGGGAAACACAGTTAGGAAGAGGTCTGCAGGGAAAGAACACCCCACTGTCATATGACTTGAGAGGAAAGAGACCTCAGCTGGGCTGAGCTTGTGTCAGGAAACATGGGGACAGACAGGATTTAGTAAATGTCAGGTTCAAACTTCATTTCATGCAGGATAAAGAAAACTAATACACACAATACTCCCAGCTGCATATCATGATTTACTGTTTACCACACTGACACTGAATCTGTTAGAGCTACAACAGAAAAAGGTGTTTTACAGGTAAGGACTATGCTTTTATCTATATGATTACATATAGTTACCACCATCTTAACAAGTCTGGACTAAACCCAAGTAAAGcacatgaaataaaaagcacatCCGTTTGCATTGAGGACAGAAAATTGAAAAGTTGACACTTGAGTATTAAGCACTCAcaaaggaggcagcagcagagactgggGCAGAGGCAGAAGCGTTGGTGGGAGTGGTGGATGGTAAGGAGCTTTGTGAGCTTGGCGGGCTGGCTTCCAAAGCATCAGAGGAGATTCTGCATCCAGATGAGGAGGGCACCTCTATAGGCAGACAGGAGGCAGATGAAGGGGGAGAAGAGCCCACAAGGtttgaagaagaggaagggctGCTTAGAGCACAGGGCAC from Betta splendens chromosome 16, fBetSpl5.4, whole genome shotgun sequence carries:
- the gramd1a gene encoding protein Aster-A isoform X5, with amino-acid sequence MFDTASNSPRSTPGSSPSLRRRVLGGGRASENEGGGEKSSGGGGSESPLPSIPSIPSASSITSAYPIASRHFSRNAKKVQSWYNVLSPTYKQRNEDFRKIFKKLPDTERLIVDYSCALQKDILLQGRLYLSENWLCFYSNIFRWETTITILLKDVTSMTKEKTAKLIPNAIQISTDNEKHFFTSFGARDRSFMMIFRLWQNALLDKSLSPKELWHIVHQCYGTELGLTSEDDDYVSPTAEHMNGLLPGDDSVSVTDLLDLSSVSVPSVGSSPPPLVPCALSSPSSSSNLVGSSPPSSASCLPIEVPSSSGCRISSDALEASPPSSQSSLPSTTPTNASASAPVSAAASFNLEEGGDSLSESANQMLPPPTTSLGNLSSLDMTNDEELPTDPSNSSDTQEESEIESFCMDLSGRLHINTVVRMSVDKVHDLLFSADTHFIQHLFSQRHFTDLSVGEWQQDSNSGTSSRVLSYTIALNNPLGPKTAPVVETQTLHKSSARGECFVVDSEVITSGIPYQDYFYTVHRYCLTSINKHKSRLRVSSDICYRKQPWSLVKALIEKNTWSGIEEYYRHMESEVCKLETLLQSEVSVVTTGEAVGPDAAKTPPALRRRKRTCSRRQGERDRERDGGGLGPEQGDRGAGEQRDRRETNAHYMKLGERSRGGAHSGISTILLIVSFILVVLVALNMLLFYKLYALERAAHTLETWHSYSVADSPLPQTAGEWAQVLQLQRQFHQAQLSKWQQILQSSVTLLDQMKQSLEKLHRGIVVPEVQQDATDPLADSLTEP
- the gramd1a gene encoding protein Aster-A isoform X4, whose translation is MPNRLTLLPLISTASNSPRSTPGSSPSLRRRVLGGGRASENEGGGEKSSGGGGSESPLPSIPSIPSASSITSAYPIASRHFSRNAKKVQSWYNVLSPTYKQRNEDFRKIFKKLPDTERLIVDYSCALQKDILLQGRLYLSENWLCFYSNIFRWETTITILLKDVTSMTKEKTAKLIPNAIQISTDNEKHFFTSFGARDRSFMMIFRLWQNALLDKSLSPKELWHIVHQCYGTELGLTSEDDDYVSPTAEHMNGLLPGDDSVSVTDLLDLSSVSVPSVGSSPPPLVPCALSSPSSSSNLVGSSPPSSASCLPIEVPSSSGCRISSDALEASPPSSQSSLPSTTPTNASASAPVSAAASFNLEEGGDSLSESANQMLPPPTTSLGNLSSLDMTNDEELPTDPSNSSDTQEESEIESFCMDLSGRLHINTVVRMSVDKVHDLLFSADTHFIQHLFSQRHFTDLSVGEWQQDSNSGTSSRVLSYTIALNNPLGPKTAPVVETQTLHKSSARGECFVVDSEVITSGIPYQDYFYTVHRYCLTSINKHKSRLRVSSDICYRKQPWSLVKALIEKNTWSGIEEYYRHMESEVCKLETLLQSEVSVVTTGEAVGPDAAKTPPALRRRKRTCSRRQGERDRERDGGGLGPEQGDRGAGEQRDRRETNAHYMKLGERSRGGAHSGISTILLIVSFILVVLVALNMLLFYKLYALERAAHTLETWHSYSVADSPLPQTAGEWAQVLQLQRQFHQAQLSKWQQILQSSVTLLDQMKQSLEKLHRGIVVPEVQQDATDPLADSLTEP
- the gramd1a gene encoding protein Aster-A isoform X3 encodes the protein MLIYSYNAANESTASNSPRSTPGSSPSLRRRVLGGGRASENEGGGEKSSGGGGSESPLPSIPSIPSASSITSAYPIASRHFSRNAKKVQSWYNVLSPTYKQRNEDFRKIFKKLPDTERLIVDYSCALQKDILLQGRLYLSENWLCFYSNIFRWETTITILLKDVTSMTKEKTAKLIPNAIQISTDNEKHFFTSFGARDRSFMMIFRLWQNALLDKSLSPKELWHIVHQCYGTELGLTSEDDDYVSPTAEHMNGLLPGDDSVSVTDLLDLSSVSVPSVGSSPPPLVPCALSSPSSSSNLVGSSPPSSASCLPIEVPSSSGCRISSDALEASPPSSQSSLPSTTPTNASASAPVSAAASFNLEEGGDSLSESANQMLPPPTTSLGNLSSLDMTNDEELPTDPSNSSDTQEESEIESFCMDLSGRLHINTVVRMSVDKVHDLLFSADTHFIQHLFSQRHFTDLSVGEWQQDSNSGTSSRVLSYTIALNNPLGPKTAPVVETQTLHKSSARGECFVVDSEVITSGIPYQDYFYTVHRYCLTSINKHKSRLRVSSDICYRKQPWSLVKALIEKNTWSGIEEYYRHMESEVCKLETLLQSEVSVVTTGEAVGPDAAKTPPALRRRKRTCSRRQGERDRERDGGGLGPEQGDRGAGEQRDRRETNAHYMKLGERSRGGAHSGISTILLIVSFILVVLVALNMLLFYKLYALERAAHTLETWHSYSVADSPLPQTAGEWAQVLQLQRQFHQAQLSKWQQILQSSVTLLDQMKQSLEKLHRGIVVPEVQQDATDPLADSLTEP
- the gramd1a gene encoding protein Aster-A isoform X1 — encoded protein: MMTMSSPVEPEGITMAHPVSIPTLTVLPPSSDTESRSRSPSPRLPRFIRHSRSHRRRTRTKKQNVEGEGYFSNQDTTPQIVIEGTAEKGIVPHSSSSVATHINAEEEGQDSASQDYLLPPSRSGSRSPSPSRRSRWSLRSLLTRDSDWDCSSTASNSPRSTPGSSPSLRRRVLGGGRASENEGGGEKSSGGGGSESPLPSIPSIPSASSITSAYPIASRHFSRNAKKVQSWYNVLSPTYKQRNEDFRKIFKKLPDTERLIVDYSCALQKDILLQGRLYLSENWLCFYSNIFRWETTITILLKDVTSMTKEKTAKLIPNAIQISTDNEKHFFTSFGARDRSFMMIFRLWQNALLDKSLSPKELWHIVHQCYGTELGLTSEDDDYVSPTAEHMNGLLPGDDSVSVTDLLDLSSVSVPSVGSSPPPLVPCALSSPSSSSNLVGSSPPSSASCLPIEVPSSSGCRISSDALEASPPSSQSSLPSTTPTNASASAPVSAAASFNLEEGGDSLSESANQMLPPPTTSLGNLSSLDMTNDEELPTDPSNSSDTQEESEIESFCMDLSGRLHINTVVRMSVDKVHDLLFSADTHFIQHLFSQRHFTDLSVGEWQQDSNSGTSSRVLSYTIALNNPLGPKTAPVVETQTLHKSSARGECFVVDSEVITSGIPYQDYFYTVHRYCLTSINKHKSRLRVSSDICYRKQPWSLVKALIEKNTWSGIEEYYRHMESEVCKLETLLQSEVSVVTTGEAVGPDAAKTPPALRRRKRTCSRRQGERDRERDGGGLGPEQGDRGAGEQRDRRETNAHYMKLGERSRGGAHSGISTILLIVSFILVVLVALNMLLFYKLYALERAAHTLETWHSYSVADSPLPQTAGEWAQVLQLQRQFHQAQLSKWQQILQSSVTLLDQMKQSLEKLHRGIVVPEVQQDATDPLADSLTEP
- the gramd1a gene encoding protein Aster-A isoform X2 — its product is MLMCSCEKVDFSITSRSVARLVFEAEQENKNGGNSSNGSTASNSPRSTPGSSPSLRRRVLGGGRASENEGGGEKSSGGGGSESPLPSIPSIPSASSITSAYPIASRHFSRNAKKVQSWYNVLSPTYKQRNEDFRKIFKKLPDTERLIVDYSCALQKDILLQGRLYLSENWLCFYSNIFRWETTITILLKDVTSMTKEKTAKLIPNAIQISTDNEKHFFTSFGARDRSFMMIFRLWQNALLDKSLSPKELWHIVHQCYGTELGLTSEDDDYVSPTAEHMNGLLPGDDSVSVTDLLDLSSVSVPSVGSSPPPLVPCALSSPSSSSNLVGSSPPSSASCLPIEVPSSSGCRISSDALEASPPSSQSSLPSTTPTNASASAPVSAAASFNLEEGGDSLSESANQMLPPPTTSLGNLSSLDMTNDEELPTDPSNSSDTQEESEIESFCMDLSGRLHINTVVRMSVDKVHDLLFSADTHFIQHLFSQRHFTDLSVGEWQQDSNSGTSSRVLSYTIALNNPLGPKTAPVVETQTLHKSSARGECFVVDSEVITSGIPYQDYFYTVHRYCLTSINKHKSRLRVSSDICYRKQPWSLVKALIEKNTWSGIEEYYRHMESEVCKLETLLQSEVSVVTTGEAVGPDAAKTPPALRRRKRTCSRRQGERDRERDGGGLGPEQGDRGAGEQRDRRETNAHYMKLGERSRGGAHSGISTILLIVSFILVVLVALNMLLFYKLYALERAAHTLETWHSYSVADSPLPQTAGEWAQVLQLQRQFHQAQLSKWQQILQSSVTLLDQMKQSLEKLHRGIVVPEVQQDATDPLADSLTEP